The Paenibacillus sp. FSL W8-0426 region AGGTCATGTTGAACGGAAATTTTGATCGGGAGCAATATTTGGGACGGATGGATGAAGCAGGCCATCATGGCCGCATCAGCCACAGTCGCATGCATACGGACTTTGGCGCGCCGGTGGCCCGCATTCGCGATGGAAAAACGAGCGTGACCGTAATGACGGAGGTGCCTTCGTTCTTTGCGCTGCGGCACGGAGCCGTCCGTTTGTTGGCCGTGCAGCTGGCCTCCTACTTTAACCCCGGTTATGTACCCATGCAGCAAATGAGGCAAACGGAGTCCGGTTACAGTCTGATCGGCGAACAGAAAAAAGGATATTATGGCCCCGTGCCCACAAACCGGTTGCCATTGTCGGCCAACACACCAACCAGCCCGTGGTACTTGCTTCCCCATCAGGAGAGGGAACTTACCCATGAGCAGACATTTAGCGTGCATGCCGAGGTGGCGCAAACGAAAGACGGTTGGACGCTGGACCTGGCAGGCGAGAACCCGCAGGAGATCATGATGCAGCTGTCCTTCGTGTTTGGCAGCGAAGGCGAGCTGTCCTCAAACGGGCTGGTGGAAACGAAGAAAGGCGGCCCTTATTTCTGGGAAGGCGGCACATTGCGCTATGCCTGCGGCGGGGACTGGATCGAATTGACCGGTGGCGAGCTGGGCCATCTGGCGGCAACGGTGCGTGAAGCCAAGCTGCCGGACGGCTGCCAGGTTGTGCTGGTCAATTTCATGACGCCGTTTCGCAAAACCATTCATATTTCGCTATCGCCGTCCATGGCGGCAAATACCCTAAACACGATATTAGACGAAAAGCGCTGAGGCAGACCCAAAAGATGACGTGCCCTTCAACAATCAGGAAGGAGCCGTCATTTTTTTTGCAATTTTTGCATAAACCCCATGAAACTGCATATTGAGATGAGGCCCTCAAGATGTGGTATACTGGAGAGTATGAATGAAAAGCTAAGAGGAGGTGCCTTGGTGGATGAAGGGCAAGCTACTGCGGGCTAAGGGACACCTTGCCAATATTATACCGATTCATTTGGATGCGTCTTTCTTTTTCGAAAGAGCGGTCCGCTCGCTGGACCGAAATCATGTCGACAAGGCATTGAAATATTTTCGCAAAGCGGTAGAATACGAGCCGGACAATCCGGTCAATCATTGCAATATGGCAGGCATTTTATCGGAGAAGGGAGATTACGAGGGCTCCAATGCCGTGCTTGCACACGTACTTGACATTGTCGATCCGTCGATGACGGAATGTTATTTTTACATGGCGAACAATTATGCCAACATGAACCGTTTCGAAGAGGCGGAGCAGGCGTTGGTAACCTATCTGGAGGAGGACCCGCAGGGTCAGTTCATGGCCGAAGCAGAGGAGATGATGGAGCTGCTCTATTATGAGCTCGATCGTCCGGCGAAGCTGAATCAGATCAAATCGCGCAAAGGCGTGGTTGAGCACGATCAGGCACGCGAGTTTCTGGAGCAAGGGAAGTTTGCCCAGGCTGCCGAGCTGCTGGAGAGCATGCAGCCGGACTACCCCGATTATTTGGCTGCCCGCAATAATTTGGCGTTATCTTACTATTATATGGGGCTGTTCGATAAAGCGCGGGAAACGATTGCCGAGGTGCTGAAACAGGAACCGGGCAATTTGCACGCCTTGTGCAACCTGGCGATTTTCTACCAGAACGAAAACCGTCCGGATCAGGTGTTGCAGCTCATCCACAAGCTGCGCGTCATGGTTCCGTTCCAGGAAGAGCAGGTATACAAACTGGCGACCACGATGGGTATTCTTGGACAGCACGAACCGGCATACGGCCATTTCCGACGTTTGCTGAAGAACGAAGAGACCGCTGCGGATCCTGCGCTTGTGCATTATGCGGCGGTTGC contains the following coding sequences:
- a CDS encoding tetratricopeptide repeat protein; protein product: MKGKLLRAKGHLANIIPIHLDASFFFERAVRSLDRNHVDKALKYFRKAVEYEPDNPVNHCNMAGILSEKGDYEGSNAVLAHVLDIVDPSMTECYFYMANNYANMNRFEEAEQALVTYLEEDPQGQFMAEAEEMMELLYYELDRPAKLNQIKSRKGVVEHDQAREFLEQGKFAQAAELLESMQPDYPDYLAARNNLALSYYYMGLFDKARETIAEVLKQEPGNLHALCNLAIFYQNENRPDQVLQLIHKLRVMVPFQEEQVYKLATTMGILGQHEPAYGHFRRLLKNEETAADPALVHYAAVAAFNTGRYDAAERLWRHAGRLDPTSEVSGFYLSGLEQVRQGEAEPQMLSYHYHLPFDEQFRQWEHAGDGIPEEMRNDPLIRSSFFWALRHGDRATKLQVIQALAMIGDYEVQQALQTFVDEAADEDGELLHVASSVLNQLRQSEAETKGKKTSSPVLVTMVRGQSASKEQLAAKKEDPAGSSPSWQAVVERVVQMTGSAAELRQEAERVWNDFVSRMPSEKPNAKQIECWAAGLEYVAAKAYHRSVTYQSIAERYGISAATVSKYARQISQVCNETLPTV